In the genome of Nonlabens sp. MB-3u-79, one region contains:
- a CDS encoding alpha-2-macroglobulin family protein produces MIKKSILFLFSLFVLASCTNKTDEEKLQEQQNELFKFREHVSQVSDHVISTREPILIKLTEPVEGWVAGKELDASWIQLYPSALGKLTVQDAQTISFLPEKPLKQDTEYEVKFQLGKVKEVAKDLREFTFNFKTIAQDFIVSTDPVGSYESDYQYINGAIQASDIMELENAKKLVVAKLNGNNLVVKFPNTNALGKFFEFKIDSIKRPIEDDQLEISWNGSGIGVNDQGSNTITLPGKNSFSVTDIELVNGDTAYILINFSDPLDKSQNLDGMIQIEGVDNMKFERKGNELKVFPSKSVTGSKKVEVFTGIKSVDGYKLKNGFSSFIAFEQVNPEVKLVRSGTILPSSQNSKINFKAVNLNAVDVWVYKVFNNNVLQFLQNNDLSSSGNLRDVGRPVARKVIDIKATGNDVNKWNTYSVDLNEIISSDPGAIYRVEFKYKLAYSAFKCEYTAENQPEIEEGDYDDSFEASNWDGAQNYYDEEYDYYDYNWRDREDPCTSSFYRNRSVSTNVLSSDLGITVKRGENNGYLIAVNDIISTKPLGGALVKLFNFQQQEISSGRTNNEGLLDIRPDKPAFFAKVTYNNEHGYVKLDDGNALSVSKFDTSGKRLQKGIKGYIYGERGVWRPGDHIYLTFMLNDTDNKLPNAHPIKLELRDPNGKITHSEVQKNGLNNFYQFDLTTDDAAPTGNWNAKIEVGGVSFNKMLKIETIKPNRLKVQLDFDEEVIKSRQNVKGSLNAMWLHGAIAKGLKASVTAKYYATTTQFKKYDSYVFDDPSRYFDLQESEVFDGNLDQNGDARFNFEPQMDSQAPGMLKASFLTKVYENGGDFSTNVTTKTYSPYDTYVGIDVPPGDKQRGMLLTDTDHNFDVVTLDQSGTPKATKNLEVKVYKVNWRWWWQSQAGSLSRYEASEYRQEVYSNRINTNSSGKGNFKFQLKYPEWGRYLVRIYDPASGHSTGKIIYVDWPGWAGKSRKVDPEMASMLIFNADKKTYKVGENAKITFPSSAGGRALITVENGTEVLDAQWAETKDKQTQVDIPLLDPYVPNVYVHITYLQPHAQTANDLPLRMYGVIPLLVENAATHLEPEIKMPKELAPKSSAEITVSEKNNTAMTYTLAVVDEGLLDLTNFKTPDAWDSFFAREALGVKTWDVFDDVIGAYGGRIDAAFAIGGDGTAAASKAKKANRFQPMVIHLGPFTLKPGEKKTHTISIPQYVGSVRTMVVAGNDRKEAYGSAEIATPVKKPLMMLASLPRKLSPGETVKLPVTVFAMDDKVKDVKVTLESSPFFELLNGKTQQLKFTETGDQIAYFDVKVKKATGIAKLKLSASGNGETAVYETEIDVVNPNPYSTISEKAMLKPGETATISIQPFGTKGSNASTLTFSSLPAMDLGRRLNYLIRYPHGCVEQTTSAAFPQLHLSSVVDLNGNQQKQISSNVKAAINKLGYYQKANGGFSYWPGGGSANDWGTTYAGHFMIEAEKAGYTVPISFKSNWIAYQKRVAKQWRYNDHNDLYQAYRLYTLAVAGAPDLSSMNRLRESANLSNDSKLRLAAAYALVGQNKAAEELLKKSNIDFQLSSYDYRTYGSPQRNRAMALETYTIMKKEERARQLMEELARNLDSDRYYNTQALAYSFIAISKYAKHVGGKGVNVDYTFKAKTNSVSSAKSIANRDIDIDENPTTVTVKNKGDNTIFITNAMTGKLPVGSEKAAQSKLSATMNYVDKDGNAVNVSKLNQGTEITAVTTITNTTGSRIEDVALTQILPSGWEIVNTRFTDYGAEKANTSIEYTDIRDDRVNYYFDLKAKETLTFKTTINASYLGTYYLPGIQCEAMYDADYIVRNKGQWIEVVR; encoded by the coding sequence TTGATAAAAAAATCTATTTTATTTCTGTTTTCGCTTTTTGTTTTGGCTTCTTGTACTAATAAAACCGACGAAGAAAAGCTTCAAGAACAACAAAATGAACTCTTCAAATTTAGAGAACACGTCAGCCAGGTTTCTGATCATGTGATTTCTACTAGAGAACCTATTCTAATCAAACTTACAGAGCCGGTAGAAGGCTGGGTAGCTGGAAAAGAGCTGGACGCCAGTTGGATACAGCTATACCCTAGTGCTTTAGGAAAATTAACTGTTCAGGATGCACAAACCATTTCTTTTTTACCAGAAAAGCCCTTGAAGCAGGACACAGAGTATGAAGTGAAATTCCAGTTGGGAAAAGTAAAGGAGGTAGCAAAAGACTTAAGGGAATTCACTTTTAACTTTAAAACGATTGCTCAGGATTTTATTGTAAGTACCGACCCAGTAGGAAGCTATGAGAGTGATTATCAATATATCAATGGAGCCATACAAGCCAGTGATATTATGGAGTTAGAGAATGCAAAAAAGTTAGTTGTAGCAAAATTAAACGGCAACAATTTGGTGGTCAAGTTTCCTAATACAAATGCACTAGGTAAGTTTTTTGAGTTTAAAATAGACAGTATCAAAAGGCCTATCGAAGACGACCAATTGGAAATTTCGTGGAACGGTAGCGGTATAGGTGTAAATGATCAAGGATCAAATACCATTACACTTCCTGGAAAAAACAGCTTTTCAGTAACTGATATAGAGTTGGTTAACGGAGACACTGCCTATATTTTGATCAATTTTTCTGATCCGCTAGATAAAAGTCAGAACCTCGATGGGATGATTCAAATAGAAGGCGTGGATAACATGAAATTTGAGCGTAAAGGAAACGAACTCAAAGTATTTCCTTCTAAATCAGTTACGGGGTCTAAAAAAGTAGAAGTTTTTACAGGTATAAAAAGTGTCGACGGATATAAATTAAAAAACGGATTTTCAAGTTTTATAGCTTTTGAGCAGGTAAACCCAGAAGTGAAGTTGGTGCGTTCTGGTACCATTCTTCCTTCTTCACAAAATTCAAAGATCAATTTTAAAGCAGTGAATTTAAATGCGGTGGATGTTTGGGTGTACAAAGTTTTTAATAACAATGTGTTGCAGTTTTTGCAAAATAACGATCTGAGCTCTTCAGGAAACCTACGTGATGTAGGAAGGCCAGTCGCTCGCAAAGTGATTGATATTAAAGCAACTGGAAATGACGTAAATAAATGGAATACCTATTCGGTAGACCTCAACGAAATCATCTCTTCAGACCCTGGTGCTATTTACCGAGTGGAGTTTAAATACAAGCTTGCTTACAGTGCCTTTAAATGTGAGTATACTGCCGAAAATCAGCCAGAGATAGAAGAGGGGGATTATGACGATTCTTTTGAAGCTAGTAATTGGGATGGCGCTCAGAACTATTATGATGAGGAGTACGACTATTACGACTACAATTGGAGAGATCGTGAAGATCCATGTACGTCTTCTTTTTATAGAAATAGGTCCGTTAGTACTAACGTTCTTTCCAGCGATCTAGGAATTACGGTAAAAAGAGGAGAAAATAACGGTTATTTGATTGCAGTAAATGATATCATTTCTACAAAGCCTTTAGGTGGCGCCTTAGTAAAGTTGTTTAATTTCCAACAGCAAGAAATTAGCAGTGGACGTACTAATAATGAAGGATTGTTAGACATACGTCCAGACAAGCCTGCCTTTTTTGCCAAGGTTACTTATAACAATGAGCATGGATATGTAAAGCTGGATGATGGTAACGCATTATCGGTAAGTAAGTTTGACACTTCAGGAAAGCGACTTCAAAAAGGAATCAAAGGATATATTTACGGAGAGCGAGGTGTATGGCGTCCTGGAGATCATATCTACCTCACTTTTATGCTCAATGATACCGATAATAAACTACCCAATGCTCACCCGATCAAATTAGAATTAAGAGATCCTAATGGTAAAATCACACATTCTGAAGTTCAGAAAAACGGATTGAACAACTTCTATCAATTTGATCTAACAACAGATGACGCTGCGCCAACAGGAAACTGGAACGCCAAAATAGAAGTAGGTGGTGTAAGCTTTAATAAAATGCTCAAGATAGAAACCATCAAACCCAACCGATTAAAGGTACAACTGGATTTTGATGAAGAGGTTATTAAATCTAGACAAAATGTCAAGGGTTCTCTAAATGCGATGTGGCTGCACGGCGCTATCGCAAAAGGCCTCAAAGCTAGCGTTACAGCAAAATATTACGCTACAACGACTCAATTCAAGAAATACGACAGTTATGTTTTTGATGATCCGTCTCGATATTTTGATTTACAAGAATCTGAAGTATTTGATGGAAACTTAGATCAAAACGGAGATGCCCGTTTCAATTTTGAACCTCAAATGGATTCTCAAGCTCCGGGCATGTTAAAGGCTAGTTTCCTGACTAAAGTGTATGAAAACGGAGGGGATTTCAGTACTAATGTGACTACCAAAACTTACTCGCCTTATGACACCTATGTAGGAATTGATGTGCCTCCTGGAGACAAGCAAAGAGGAATGTTACTGACAGATACCGACCATAACTTTGATGTAGTGACTTTAGATCAAAGCGGTACTCCTAAAGCGACCAAAAATCTGGAAGTAAAAGTATATAAAGTCAACTGGAGATGGTGGTGGCAAAGCCAGGCAGGAAGCCTGTCTAGATATGAAGCAAGTGAATACAGACAGGAAGTATATAGCAACAGGATCAACACTAATTCTAGCGGAAAAGGAAACTTTAAATTTCAACTGAAATACCCAGAATGGGGCAGGTACTTGGTACGTATTTATGATCCTGCTTCCGGACACTCCACTGGAAAAATCATTTATGTGGACTGGCCAGGTTGGGCAGGAAAAAGCCGTAAAGTAGACCCGGAAATGGCTTCCATGCTTATTTTCAATGCAGATAAGAAGACCTATAAAGTAGGGGAGAACGCAAAAATTACGTTCCCATCATCAGCTGGCGGCCGTGCTTTAATTACTGTAGAAAACGGAACCGAAGTGCTCGACGCACAATGGGCAGAAACAAAGGATAAGCAAACTCAAGTTGACATACCGCTCCTTGATCCGTATGTTCCTAACGTCTATGTTCATATTACTTATTTGCAACCGCATGCTCAAACGGCAAATGATCTTCCTTTGAGAATGTATGGGGTGATTCCATTGCTGGTTGAGAACGCCGCAACTCACCTCGAGCCAGAGATAAAGATGCCTAAAGAACTCGCTCCTAAAAGCAGCGCTGAGATTACCGTGAGTGAGAAAAATAATACAGCCATGACGTATACCCTTGCCGTTGTGGATGAAGGATTATTAGACTTGACCAACTTTAAAACACCAGATGCTTGGGACAGCTTCTTTGCTCGTGAGGCACTGGGTGTCAAGACTTGGGATGTTTTTGATGATGTGATCGGTGCTTATGGAGGTCGAATTGACGCTGCTTTTGCCATAGGTGGTGATGGAACAGCTGCAGCTTCTAAGGCTAAAAAAGCCAACCGATTCCAACCTATGGTCATTCATCTAGGACCTTTTACACTGAAGCCGGGCGAGAAGAAAACACATACTATTTCTATTCCTCAATATGTAGGTTCGGTACGCACGATGGTGGTTGCTGGAAATGACCGCAAGGAAGCTTACGGAAGTGCCGAAATTGCAACTCCGGTAAAAAAGCCATTAATGATGCTGGCATCGCTTCCGCGAAAACTATCCCCTGGAGAAACAGTAAAACTACCAGTAACCGTTTTTGCAATGGACGATAAGGTAAAAGACGTTAAGGTGACATTAGAAAGCTCCCCATTCTTTGAATTATTAAATGGGAAGACACAGCAATTAAAGTTTACGGAGACCGGCGATCAAATCGCTTATTTTGATGTAAAAGTGAAGAAGGCTACAGGAATTGCTAAGTTGAAACTCTCTGCATCAGGGAACGGAGAAACTGCTGTTTACGAGACAGAAATCGATGTGGTGAATCCTAATCCCTACAGTACCATTTCAGAAAAAGCGATGTTAAAACCTGGAGAAACAGCAACGATTTCTATCCAGCCTTTTGGCACTAAAGGAAGCAATGCCTCTACGCTAACTTTTTCTAGTTTGCCTGCTATGGATCTTGGCCGCAGATTGAATTACTTGATTCGTTATCCGCATGGTTGCGTGGAGCAAACTACCAGTGCTGCTTTTCCTCAATTGCACCTTTCTAGCGTGGTAGATTTGAATGGAAACCAGCAAAAACAAATCAGCTCTAATGTAAAAGCGGCGATCAATAAACTAGGCTATTATCAGAAAGCAAATGGCGGTTTTTCTTACTGGCCAGGAGGCGGTAGCGCTAACGATTGGGGGACTACTTATGCGGGTCATTTTATGATCGAAGCAGAAAAAGCGGGATATACAGTTCCTATTTCGTTTAAATCCAACTGGATCGCCTATCAAAAACGAGTAGCAAAACAATGGAGGTACAACGACCACAATGACTTGTATCAAGCTTATAGGTTGTATACACTAGCCGTTGCAGGAGCACCAGACTTATCTTCTATGAACCGCTTACGCGAAAGCGCAAACCTTTCTAACGACAGCAAGTTAAGACTAGCTGCTGCCTATGCATTAGTAGGTCAGAACAAGGCAGCTGAAGAGCTATTAAAGAAGAGCAATATAGATTTCCAGCTGAGTAGTTATGATTATAGAACTTATGGTTCTCCACAACGTAATCGTGCTATGGCTCTAGAAACCTATACGATTATGAAAAAGGAGGAGCGTGCTAGACAGCTTATGGAAGAACTAGCTAGAAATCTAGACTCTGATCGCTATTACAACACCCAAGCATTAGCTTATAGCTTTATTGCCATCAGTAAATATGCAAAACATGTAGGAGGTAAAGGAGTGAATGTGGATTATACTTTTAAAGCTAAAACCAATAGCGTTTCCAGTGCTAAAAGTATTGCTAATCGCGATATAGATATTGACGAAAACCCAACTACAGTTACAGTGAAAAACAAAGGGGACAATACTATTTTCATTACCAATGCCATGACCGGCAAATTGCCAGTAGGAAGTGAGAAAGCGGCTCAAAGCAAGCTGAGTGCGACTATGAATTATGTGGATAAAGATGGAAATGCGGTAAATGTGAGTAAGCTCAATCAAGGGACCGAGATCACTGCTGTTACTACCATTACCAACACCACAGGTTCTAGAATTGAAGATGTGGCCTTGACACAAATCTTGCCATCAGGTTGGGAAATAGTCAATACCAGATTTACAGATTATGGAGCCGAAAAAGCAAATACCAGCATAGAATACACAGACATAAGAGATGACCGGGTGAACTATTATTTTGATCTAAAAGCAAAAGAAACACTGACTTTTAAGACCACAATAAATGCTAGTTATCTAGGCACCTACTATTTACCAGGTATACAATGTGAAGCCATGTATGACGCAGATTATATAGTCAGAAATAAAGGTCAATGGATAGAGGTGGTGAGGTGA
- a CDS encoding glycosyltransferase family 9 protein has product MPVPQRILVIRLSAMGDVAMCVPVLLALKRDYPSVEIVALSRKRFRSILEPLSDISFIEADVDGVHKGISGLYKLSREIKALEIHAVADFHNVLRSKILRAFLKGIPKAKIDKGRSDKKRLVSDPDFFQPLKHSTERYADVLRDLGFDIELKGTEFLPKHSLLPQIQEQIGLNSSKWVGFAPFAAHQNKAITLEKAKEIVKEIAKNDQVSILLFGGGKKETEQLKEIANSYKNVINLAGTKDFKNELAVISNLDAMIAMDSGNGHLAALYGVPVITLWGNTHPYAGFAPYAQPMENQLRVNREQFPLVPTSIFGNKKVKTYEHITNTIEVKAVLDRLNKILDS; this is encoded by the coding sequence ATGCCTGTACCTCAACGCATACTCGTCATAAGACTAAGCGCTATGGGCGATGTGGCGATGTGCGTTCCTGTTTTACTGGCTCTAAAAAGAGATTACCCAAGTGTTGAAATCGTAGCCCTTTCGCGAAAAAGGTTCCGTTCCATCCTAGAGCCCCTATCTGATATTAGTTTTATAGAAGCAGATGTGGATGGAGTCCATAAAGGCATTTCTGGACTTTATAAACTTTCTAGAGAAATAAAAGCACTAGAAATCCATGCTGTAGCCGATTTTCACAATGTGCTGCGCAGTAAAATCTTACGTGCTTTTCTTAAAGGAATTCCTAAAGCCAAAATCGACAAAGGCCGCTCTGATAAGAAACGACTTGTAAGTGACCCAGATTTTTTCCAGCCCTTAAAGCACAGCACCGAACGCTATGCAGATGTGCTACGAGACCTTGGTTTTGACATAGAATTAAAAGGAACCGAGTTTTTGCCTAAACATAGCCTTTTACCTCAAATCCAGGAACAAATAGGACTTAATTCTTCTAAATGGGTAGGTTTTGCGCCTTTTGCTGCACATCAGAATAAAGCGATTACGCTAGAGAAGGCTAAAGAAATTGTCAAGGAAATAGCAAAAAACGATCAAGTGAGTATCTTGCTTTTCGGTGGTGGGAAAAAAGAAACAGAACAATTAAAAGAGATTGCCAATTCTTATAAAAACGTGATCAATCTCGCTGGCACTAAAGATTTTAAAAACGAACTAGCCGTGATCTCTAATCTAGACGCCATGATTGCTATGGACAGTGGTAACGGACATCTCGCAGCTTTGTATGGAGTTCCTGTAATTACATTGTGGGGAAACACACATCCCTACGCAGGTTTTGCTCCTTATGCACAACCAATGGAGAATCAACTAAGGGTAAATAGAGAACAATTTCCATTAGTGCCTACTTCTATTTTTGGGAATAAAAAAGTGAAGACTTACGAACACATCACAAATACCATTGAAGTGAAAGCTGTTCTAGATAGGTTGAACAAGATTCTTGATTCCTAG
- a CDS encoding DUF4254 domain-containing protein, translated as MFSDKANKIFQTVIDKYHVANTVDQSFENPYDRNTHLIEHLLYRKCWIDTVQWHYEDIIRDPQIDPIAALTLKRKIDASNQDRTDMVEYVDGYFLDQYSDLNIKDGATINTESPAWAVDRMSILALKIYHMNEEATRTDASTDHINACQKKLDILLEQRIDLSTALDQLLEDISKGNKYMKVYKQMKMYNDDELNPVLRALK; from the coding sequence ATGTTTTCAGATAAAGCCAATAAAATTTTTCAAACTGTTATCGATAAATACCACGTTGCAAATACGGTAGATCAGAGTTTTGAAAATCCTTACGACCGCAATACACATCTTATCGAGCATTTATTGTATCGCAAATGCTGGATTGATACGGTTCAATGGCATTATGAAGACATTATTAGAGATCCGCAAATTGATCCAATTGCCGCACTGACTCTTAAAAGAAAAATCGACGCAAGCAATCAAGATCGCACCGATATGGTAGAATATGTGGATGGTTATTTTCTAGATCAATACAGCGATCTAAACATTAAAGATGGTGCAACTATCAATACAGAAAGTCCTGCATGGGCAGTAGATCGCATGTCTATTCTGGCTTTGAAAATATACCACATGAATGAAGAAGCAACTCGTACAGATGCTTCCACAGACCATATCAACGCCTGTCAAAAGAAACTGGACATTCTTCTAGAGCAACGCATTGATTTATCCACTGCGCTTGATCAATTGTTAGAAGATATCTCTAAAGGAAACAAATACATGAAAGTGTATAAGCAGATGAAAATGTACAATGATGACGAACTTAATCCAGTCCTCAGAGCTTTAAAATAA
- a CDS encoding DUF6341 family protein — protein sequence MSIEIFDYFCSSNKQFTEMETLLDAIVSLFELILIPFNALRELENESWFAANAVSWIAILTLVVAFVYWMLQLKKYDKDEDKTQTGHSFLG from the coding sequence GTGAGCATAGAGATTTTTGACTATTTTTGCAGTAGCAACAAGCAATTTACAGAAATGGAAACTTTATTAGACGCAATAGTAAGCTTATTTGAACTTATTTTAATTCCTTTTAATGCTCTTAGAGAATTAGAGAATGAAAGTTGGTTTGCAGCAAATGCCGTATCATGGATCGCAATTCTTACCCTAGTGGTAGCTTTTGTTTACTGGATGTTACAACTTAAAAAGTACGATAAGGATGAGGACAAAACTCAAACTGGTCATTCTTTCTTAGGATAA
- the purD gene encoding phosphoribosylamine--glycine ligase has protein sequence MNVLILGSGGREHAFAHSIIKSPLLSKLFVAPGNAGTHEIATNVDLGITDFPAIKAFVLENDISMVIVGPEAPLVEGVYDYFQTEELQHVNVIGPSQQAAALEGSKEFAKEFMQRNNIPTAAYQSFTKETLKEGMAFIDSLKPPYVLKADGLAGGKGVLIIPQAKEAKESLEEMLVGGKFGAASNKVVIEEFLDGIEMSVFVMTDGTSYKIMPTAKDYKRIGEGDTGLNTGGMGAVSPVPFADDVLMQKIEDHVIKPTIEGFAKEAIVYKGFVFIGLMIVNGAPEVIEYNVRMGDPETEVVLPRISSDLLAHLHAFAKAELHKEQLTIDSRSATTIMCVAGGYPENYDKGMEVSGLKNVEDSIVFHAGTALKEGKIITNGGRVMAVTSYGSDFKQALKKSYQNVEKLHFDKMYYRKDIGFDL, from the coding sequence ATGAATGTTCTCATTTTAGGAAGCGGTGGCCGCGAGCACGCTTTTGCACACTCGATTATTAAGAGTCCTCTTCTTTCCAAATTATTTGTAGCTCCAGGAAATGCTGGAACTCATGAAATTGCAACAAATGTAGATCTAGGAATTACCGACTTTCCTGCTATCAAAGCCTTTGTTCTTGAGAATGATATTTCTATGGTTATCGTTGGTCCAGAAGCGCCTCTTGTAGAAGGTGTTTACGATTATTTTCAGACAGAAGAATTACAGCATGTGAATGTAATAGGTCCATCTCAACAAGCCGCGGCTCTGGAAGGTTCTAAAGAATTTGCAAAGGAATTTATGCAGCGCAACAACATTCCTACAGCAGCTTATCAAAGTTTTACAAAAGAGACCTTAAAAGAAGGAATGGCTTTTATAGATAGTCTGAAACCCCCATACGTACTTAAAGCAGATGGACTTGCTGGAGGTAAAGGAGTACTTATCATTCCACAAGCTAAGGAAGCAAAAGAATCTCTTGAGGAAATGCTGGTAGGTGGAAAATTTGGTGCTGCGTCTAATAAAGTGGTCATAGAAGAATTTCTCGATGGAATTGAGATGAGTGTTTTTGTCATGACCGACGGTACTTCCTATAAAATAATGCCTACCGCAAAGGATTATAAACGCATAGGAGAAGGCGACACAGGACTGAACACTGGCGGTATGGGCGCTGTCTCTCCGGTTCCTTTTGCAGACGATGTGTTGATGCAAAAAATAGAAGATCATGTGATAAAACCTACTATTGAAGGTTTTGCAAAAGAAGCTATTGTTTATAAAGGTTTTGTATTCATAGGTTTGATGATTGTGAATGGAGCACCTGAAGTTATCGAGTATAATGTAAGAATGGGTGATCCAGAGACCGAAGTAGTCTTACCTCGTATTTCTAGTGATTTGCTGGCTCATTTACACGCTTTCGCGAAAGCGGAACTGCACAAAGAACAGCTCACTATAGATTCCAGAAGCGCGACCACTATAATGTGTGTAGCAGGTGGCTATCCAGAAAATTACGACAAAGGAATGGAGGTTTCAGGCTTGAAAAATGTAGAGGACAGCATCGTTTTTCATGCTGGGACGGCTCTAAAAGAAGGGAAAATAATAACTAATGGTGGACGCGTTATGGCCGTAACTAGTTATGGAAGCGATTTCAAACAGGCCCTAAAAAAATCCTACCAAAATGTAGAAAAACTACATTTTGATAAGATGTATTATCGTAAGGATATAGGTTTTGACCTATAA
- a CDS encoding phenylacetate--CoA ligase family protein, whose protein sequence is MPLQLFDTILKLQGFEIDKARMAFDISDLGDIENQQQAILKYHFTNNHFYNSLVTDKTVSWEELPVLTKQNLQQALHKRLSKGFTTKNIFKGKTSGSSGHPFTYAKDKYAHAMTWAAFHKAYKQHGIDLNTSLQARFYGIPLSGKARYLELVKDFVSYRKRFPIFNMNEEVLQGFVNQFSKHDFEYINGYTSSIVLLAKYCQSKNIVLKSSCPTLKISIVTSEMLFPDDRLLLEKWLGIPIINEYGASEVGLIAIQNSNGDFEINQQNLFVEVVNEDNRQVPDGEIGRILVTDLYNKASPMIRYEIGDMGSLETLENGTRVLKQLQGRTSDVALLPSGKVVPGLTFYYVTKAIIKEDLDILEFIVIQKRPAFFEIQYVSKRAMNTVIKKNIQKAMDQYLEPGLSLEFTKLEVLDRSKRGKLKQFMSEV, encoded by the coding sequence TTGCCTCTACAACTCTTTGACACCATATTAAAGCTACAAGGCTTTGAGATCGACAAGGCTCGTATGGCTTTTGATATATCAGATTTAGGCGATATAGAAAACCAACAACAAGCGATATTAAAATACCACTTTACCAATAATCATTTTTACAATAGCCTTGTAACTGATAAAACAGTTTCTTGGGAAGAATTACCTGTTTTAACCAAACAAAATTTACAGCAAGCCTTGCACAAGCGACTGAGTAAAGGCTTTACCACAAAAAACATCTTCAAAGGGAAAACAAGCGGTTCCAGCGGTCACCCTTTTACATATGCTAAGGATAAATATGCTCATGCCATGACTTGGGCAGCTTTTCATAAGGCCTATAAGCAACATGGAATCGATCTAAACACTTCATTACAAGCACGTTTTTATGGCATTCCATTAAGCGGAAAAGCAAGGTATTTAGAGCTTGTCAAAGATTTTGTAAGCTACCGCAAACGCTTTCCTATTTTTAATATGAACGAGGAAGTCCTGCAAGGCTTTGTCAACCAGTTTTCAAAACATGACTTTGAATACATCAATGGTTATACGAGCAGTATTGTTTTACTAGCAAAATACTGTCAAAGCAAAAATATAGTTCTCAAAAGTAGTTGCCCAACACTCAAAATAAGCATCGTTACCAGTGAAATGCTTTTCCCAGACGACCGATTGCTTTTAGAAAAATGGCTAGGAATTCCAATAATTAATGAATATGGAGCAAGCGAAGTAGGATTGATCGCCATTCAAAATTCCAATGGGGATTTTGAAATTAATCAACAGAACCTTTTTGTAGAAGTAGTTAATGAAGATAACAGGCAAGTTCCTGATGGAGAAATAGGCAGAATTCTAGTCACCGATCTTTACAACAAAGCTAGCCCCATGATACGATATGAAATAGGGGATATGGGGAGTTTAGAAACCCTAGAGAATGGAACACGAGTTTTAAAACAGTTGCAAGGACGCACCAGCGACGTCGCTTTATTACCTAGTGGTAAAGTAGTTCCAGGGTTGACTTTTTATTATGTGACTAAAGCCATCATTAAGGAAGACCTGGATATTCTAGAATTTATAGTCATCCAGAAAAGACCTGCATTTTTTGAGATTCAATATGTAAGTAAAAGGGCTATGAATACCGTTATAAAAAAGAACATTCAAAAAGCCATGGATCAATATTTAGAACCTGGATTATCATTAGAGTTCACAAAACTGGAAGTTCTCGACAGAAGCAAACGCGGGAAATTGAAGCAGTTTATGAGTGAGGTCTGA
- a CDS encoding glycosyltransferase family 2 protein — protein sequence MSLVSIITPTFNSLTTLKESLDSILAQTHRPLEIIVIDDGSTDGSYAFAKAYAAKNTSSELTFINLKNASNFGAGITRNKGVEAATGTYIAFLDADDLWKPHKLEVQLQAMKKQQATFCYGAYEIFKSSPDQPEFIHQVFEKLTFQKLLKANYLGNLTGIYNAKKLGKFYMPALRKRQDWAMWLDVIQQADFAIGIQEPIASYRLADDGLSSNKLNLIPFNYAVYKKHLGYSSLKSSWMLCRFFYEQFFVKGNMKLKIRPHS from the coding sequence ATGAGCCTGGTTTCTATCATAACGCCAACGTTTAATAGCCTTACAACGCTAAAAGAATCCTTGGACAGCATTCTAGCCCAAACGCATCGACCTTTAGAAATCATTGTTATAGACGATGGTAGTACTGATGGTAGTTACGCTTTCGCGAAAGCTTATGCTGCAAAAAACACCTCTTCAGAACTAACTTTTATCAACTTAAAAAATGCTTCAAATTTTGGAGCTGGAATCACCCGAAACAAAGGAGTAGAAGCCGCAACTGGCACCTATATAGCATTCCTAGATGCAGACGATTTATGGAAACCTCATAAACTAGAAGTGCAGCTCCAGGCGATGAAAAAGCAGCAAGCTACTTTTTGTTATGGCGCTTATGAAATTTTCAAATCATCCCCAGATCAACCAGAATTTATTCATCAAGTATTTGAAAAACTGACCTTTCAGAAACTCTTAAAAGCTAATTATCTAGGCAATCTTACTGGAATCTACAACGCAAAAAAACTAGGTAAATTCTATATGCCAGCGTTGCGTAAAAGACAAGATTGGGCCATGTGGCTGGACGTGATTCAACAAGCAGATTTTGCCATAGGAATTCAAGAACCTATTGCCAGTTATCGACTAGCAGACGATGGGCTATCTTCTAACAAACTGAATTTGATCCCTTTTAATTATGCAGTTTACAAGAAACATTTGGGGTATTCTAGTCTCAAAAGTAGTTGGATGCTGTGCCGCTTTTTTTATGAGCAGTTTTTTGTAAAGGGAAACATGAAGCTTAAGATCAGACCTCACTCATAA